A DNA window from Verrucomicrobiota bacterium contains the following coding sequences:
- a CDS encoding response regulator: MDDEETVRATVARMLQVLGFKVLLANNGEDGLQQFREHTQLIAAVLLDLTMPRLDGEATFREMRRVNPNVRAVLMSGFNEQDAISRFVGKGLAGFVQKPFRLSELRDTLRRVLG; this comes from the coding sequence GTGGATGATGAAGAAACCGTGCGCGCCACCGTCGCCCGCATGTTACAGGTGCTGGGATTCAAGGTGTTGCTGGCCAACAACGGGGAAGACGGCCTGCAACAGTTTCGCGAGCATACCCAACTGATTGCGGCCGTGCTGTTGGATTTGACCATGCCCCGCCTGGATGGCGAAGCCACGTTCCGGGAAATGCGGCGCGTGAACCCCAACGTGCGCGCCGTGTTGATGAGCGGCTTCAATGAACAGGACGCCATCAGCCGGTTCGTCGGCAAAGGTCTGGCGGGCTTTGTGCAAAAGCCATTCAGACTCTCGGAACTCCGCGACACGCTGCGCCG